A window from Malania oleifera isolate guangnan ecotype guangnan chromosome 7, ASM2987363v1, whole genome shotgun sequence encodes these proteins:
- the LOC131160764 gene encoding serine hydroxymethyltransferase, mitochondrial-like, with the protein MGTEKAYQKKSKQLCPMLKEHPYEPIERKIGIDGSRVEKVLESVHIAANKNIVPGDVSAMVPGGIRMGTPALTSRGFIEEDFAEVAKFFDATVKLAVKIKTDTKGTKLKDFVANMQSVVHIQSDIAKLRHDVEEYAKQFPTIGFEKETISNIY; encoded by the exons atgggtacagagaaagcctatcaaaagaagtcgaagcaACTATGTCCGATGCTCAAAGAACACCCTtacgagccgatcgaaagaaagatt GGCATTGATGGCTCTAGAGTGGAGAAAGTTTTGGAATCAGTTCATATTGCTGCCAATAAGAACATTGTTCCTGGGGATGTGTCTGCAATGGTTCCTGGTGGCATCCGGATGG GAACCCCAGCTCTCACATCCAGGGGATTCATTGAGGAGGATTTTGCAGAAGTAGCCAAATTTTTTGATGCTACAGTGAAATTGGCTGTGAAGATCAAGACCGATACAAAAG GAACAAAGTTGAAGGATTTTGTGGCAAACATGCAGTCAGTTGTCCATATTCAATCCGATATTGCAAAGCTTCGGCACGATGTTGAGGAGTATGCTAAGCAATTTCCAACAATTGGTTTTGAGAAGGAGACAATTTCCAACATATATTGA